Part of the Lycium ferocissimum isolate CSIRO_LF1 chromosome 6, AGI_CSIRO_Lferr_CH_V1, whole genome shotgun sequence genome, GTCTATTGTCTGGTTAAGACAAGCAGAAGAGTCTCTCAACAAGGGAAGCACAAAAATCTAGATGCACAAGTAAATTGAACATCCAGCTTGTGCCTAGAAAACTGAAGCCGGGAACTAAAATCCCATAATAAAAATGGAACcggaaataatttttcactgCCTGCCTCCCCAAAAACCCACAGGGAGGGAGGGTTCTTCATGGAAACAAtaattgtatacggtaaaaatctgGTTAACGTTTGTCCGGTGAGCCCGGGGGccgacaaaagaaagaagacaaacACAAGTGCTCAGACCGAGGGTATTGTACCAGTAGTGCTTGGtcagaagaagtttgaagaaaaccGTATGGTCCGATTTATCCGGGAGCGCAGTTGGTCCGGTTTCttcatggccgagttgatcgtggccgttggtccggttcaTACATCGCTGAATCAgtcgtggccgttagcccgGTTTCTTCATGACCGTtatgatcgtggccgttggtccggttaatcAGTTATTCGCTCGCCACGCGTGGAAATCCTGCTGTCACCTGTTTCTGacagtcgtacgggtgtcagaccgtacgacccaaccttatccatattagggcttctttatttctaaaaggGCTTCATAATGATGAAGGGCCCatagaggaaaactataaatagggagcACTTCCTTACTTTTAGGGGTTGGGTTTTTAGATCCAAAAAACattgtatttgaatatatattgaagcTTTCTCTCTTTCCCTCTTACTCTCTCTGACTTTGGTCCGGTTTACAGCTTTAAGTACATAGAATTGTATTGTCCAATATTACACggaaatatatataagtatctTAGTTCAAATCCACGATATTAACATATTAGCCCAAATCATTAGCACATCgatttacatatacttacattatttataagcaaacatacatatatatccttCGTTCATTCAAGAATAGATTAAAGtgcccacatatcctatacctcatttacaaattcaacttattacccaatttcggggtaaacagtttggcgcccaccgtggggctaggataatagtggtctttgatcTCGGTTGCAACTTGTTCACCTAAAGATTTCAGTTCTTTTGTTCGTCTCTgtgaaaacggaccaaatggcaaacagtggacaatctggtcacgtcaacaacgagattgtggccgaaaatgagaaCAGTTGGCTACGGGGATTACCAATGGATCCCGTTGACCCAAATTCTGTCGATTCGAGGGAGGGCCTCAACCGACAAAACACCGTGAACTAGGAGAACGCCGCCCAGCCGGCTACCGATCCTTTAAATACTCTCAATTCTGTCACTTTGTCCCGGGCACAAGGCCAGAAAGTGCCAAATACccggatgatattaacttacgtcttatttttgaaatgttgcaggaacaaagAGCAGCTATTGCCGAACAAGGAGTCGCAATAGCCCAGTTGCAgagcaaaaatgatgaaacgACTCCGGAGAAGAATAAGGGTGTTGCCGAACCCAGAAGAGAAGAAGCTCGGATGGTCGAGAGCAATGGGTCCGGAGCTGGTTCGTCCACCGAGGTATTGAGAATGCTCGAAACATTGGCAAAGCGGGTAGACTCAACCGAGAAGAGGGTGGAGAcctataactctcgggtggaccagATCCCGGGGGCTCCGCCCATTCTGAAAGGACCGGATTCGAAGAGGTACATTCAGAGGCCTTTTCCTCCGAGTGCGGCTCCTAAGTTGATcccaaagaggttcaaaatgccggaCATCTAGAAATATGATGGTACAACGGATCCTCAGGAACACGTGACTTCGTAcacctgtgccataaaaggcaacgaTGTCGAAGAAGACGAAATTGAATCCGTATTGTTGAAAAAGTTCGGGGAAACGTTGTCAAAAGGAGCATTGACTTGGTATGACCATCTCCGCCCGAGCATTCAGTCACTTTTTCGAAATGCTCGCGATGCGTTCATAAAAGCTCATGCGGTGCCAAAAAGGTCGTGCCCGTAAGGCGGATATTTTCcggatagcccaaagggatgaCGAGTTATTGCGTGAGTTTGTCAACCGTTTCCAAAGGGAACGAATGGAACTCCCTCCGGTTCCAGAGGAATGGGCCGCACAAGCTTTTACCAAAGGGCTTAACCCCCGAAGTTCAACGGCCTCgttcaaactaaaggaaaatttgcTGGAATACGAGGCTGTGACCTGGGCAGACGTGCACAACAGATACGAGTCAaagattcgggtggaggatgacCAGCTCGAACTTCCCCCGGGTCCCGTAAACCTGAGCAAAGGCTCTGAGAGATCGAGGAAGAATTATGACCCGGAGACACGGCCATCGAGGGAAAGATATCGGCCATACTCTCATTCAGAGAAACCGAGCTTCAGGTCGGAGAAGTCGAGGACTGGTCCAGGTCAATTCTCCAGCCGGGGAGATAGAAGAACCGAGCGGCCATCGAATAGCCGAGGGTTGTCATTTAGGAGTGATGCCGGAAGCTCGGCAACCAACAGGGACCCACCAAGGATATCGGAATATAACTTTAGTGTCAACACCTCGGATCTTGTCTCGGCCATAGGTCGCATACCAGAAGCAAGGTGGCCGAGACCCTTGAGGTCGGATCCCGGCCAGCGGGACCCGAACATGATATGTGAATACCATGGAACTCATGGTCACAGAACTGAAGACTGTCGCCAATTAAGAGAAGAGGTGGCCCGTTTACTTAAAAATGGTCACCTTCGTGAATTCCTGAGTGAGCGGGCCAAAAGCCACTACAAGGAAAGGGAGTCGAACAAACGGATTGAACCGGTTAAGCCTCagcatataatcaacatgataatcgggggTACAGATGCTCCTAGAGGGCCGGTGATGAAGCGGACCAAGGTTTCCATTGTTCGTGAAAAGCGCAGCCGGGATTACATACCCGAGGGTTCCATCACCTTCAGCAACGAGGATGCGGAAGGCATTATacaaccgcacaatgatgcgttggtaatttctattcttgttTTTAAGTCACAAATTAAACGTATTTTaattgacccaggtagctcggccaacatcatccggtggagagtggttgaacaAAAGTTAAGGCTACTCGACTGCATCATATCGGTGGCCCGGTGCTCGCCGGGTTCAATATGGCGAGCGAAACCACAAAGGGTGAGATTTCTTTGCCGGTCAACATTGACGCACCATCCATTAAGCAGACGGTGTTCTATGTAATCGAAGGGGATATGAAATACAACGCATTCTTCGGGTAGACcatggatacatagcatgagagcCGTGCCATCGACGTTACATCGCCCCGCTCGAAATTCCCGACACCGAGGGGGTAAAAACCATCCGGGGAGAACAACCTGCAGCAAGAgagatgttcgcggtcgagGAAGCATCACCCCTACTCAAAAAATCGGGTCAAAAGGAAGAATCAACCGGGGACAAGGATTCCAAATAGCAACTACCGTTCACGGGTCTAGCAACGGAGCAAAAGAGATTAGACCCGGGGCACGAAGAGGACGACTTCGGCATACCTAGATCATTCATCTTGCCGGATGAGTCGGATGCGACAAAATCTACAGTGGAGGAGTTGGAGCAAGTCACCTTGTTTGATCATCTTCCGGACAGAAAGGTATActtgggcacggggttaacctcggagctcaggaacaaATATATTAAATTCCTTCAAACTAATGTCGATTGTTTCGCatggtcgcatatagatatgaTAGGTGTGTCACCAGAAGTAACGACTCATAAGCTCAGCCTCAACGGGAGATTTCCCCCGGTGAAGCAGAAACGGAGGCCTATGGCAGAATCGAAGCACGCCTTCGTGAAGGATGAGGTAAcgaagcttttaaaaataggctctattcgggaagtaaaatacccggattggctggctaacgtagtggtggtgccaaaaaaaggtaataaatttcgaatgtgcgttgattataaggacctaaacaaagcatgcccgaaggattcatttccgatgcctcacatcgatagaatgatcgatgcgacggccgggcatgagatgttaagttttctcgatgcttactccgggtataaccaaatccggatgcacccggaggatcaagagaaaacatcgttTATTACCCGATATGGGACTTATTGCTACAATGTCAtgcctttcggattaaaaaatgccggtgcaacttaccaacgcctagttaacggaATGTttgaagaacaaatagggaaaacaatggaagtttatattgatgacatggttgtcaagtccctggaaacagaggaccatttaaaacatttgcaggaaacctttgacGTGCTCCGAAGATATAACATGAAACTCAACCCGGAGAAGTGTGCTTTCGGTGTCCGGTCTGGCAAGTTCCTTGGtttcatggtttcaaaccgGGGAATTGAGATTAAcccggacaagatcaaagcaatcgaggatatcgaggtggtgaataacgtcaaaggagtgCAGAGGCTTACCGGAAGGATAGCGGCACTGAGCCGGTTCATATCAAGATCTTCGGACAagagtcaccgtttcttctccttactaaggaagaaaaatgacttcACTTGGACACCGGAGTGCCAAAGAGCCCtacaagaattaaaagagtaCTTGTCCAGCCCACCTTTGTTGCATACACCGAAAGCGGACGAGCAGCTTTTTCTCTATCTGGCCGTgtccgaggtagcggtaagtgaagttttggtccgagaagaatcaggtacgcaattccccatttattatgtgagtagaactttgggggatgcggagacccgttatcccCACCTTGAAAAATTGGCATTAGCACTGGTAAGCGCTTCTAGAAAGCtcaaaccttactttcaatgccacccAATATGTGTAGTGACTACTTATCCATTAAAGAACATCTTGCATAAACCGGAATTATCGGGTAGACTAACTAAATGGGCTGTAGAGATAAGCGGATATGACATTGAATATAAGCCTCGGACAGCCATCAAGTCCCAAATCTTAGCCGACTTCGTGGCAGACTTCACCCCGGCCATGATCCCCGAGGTTGAGAAAGAACTCCTGCTAACCCCAGGGAAAGGCTCAGGTATTTGGTCATTGCACACGGACGGAGCCTCGAACCTTAGAGGTTCCGCTGGAGATGCGATCCGGCAATCCATTAGAACTgttaaattaactaacaatgaagccgagtatgaggctatgattgcaggatTGGAATTAGCTCGGAGTATGGGGGCCGAGGTAATTGAAGCGAAGTGCGATTCTCTCCTGGTCGTTAACCAggtgaatggcgtcttcgagGTCAAGGACGAACGGATGCAAAGGTATCTGGAAAAGATCCAGGTGATACTTCACCGGtttaaagaatggaccatgcaAAGACGTACCGAGGGAGTAGATGAGGCCGATGCATTGGCCAATTTGGGGTCTTCGGTCGAAGGGGTCCTTTGGTGCACTTGATGAATTCAAAGAATAGAAAACGGGCATGCCGAAATAAACACGATGggtttaacttgggattggcgcaacaaatacatcgactacCGCAAGATGGGAAGCTCCCGAACGACCCAAAAGAATCACGGTCACCGAGGGCAAAAGTGCGCACTTATCGCTCGGGGTGATGAAAAATTATACCGGCGGTCTTTCTTCGgtcctttggccaaatgtttaggTCCCGGGAAAGCTGAGTACGTGATGAGAGAAATACACGAGGGGACTTGCGGCAATCACTCCGGAGCCGAAGCCTTAGTCCGAAAAATCATCAGAGCCGGTTATTATTGGAACCGGATGGAGGAAGATTCGAAGAATTTTATCCGAAAGTGTGACGGGTGTCAAAGACATGCCCCGATGATTCACCAGCCCGGGGAGCTACTGCACTCGGTGATATCACCCTAGCccttcatgaaatggggaatggacattgttggtccATTGCTATGGGCACCAAGTAAGgcccgttttattttgtttatgactgactatttctcaaagtgggttgaagcgcaggccttcgaaaagataagagaaaaggaagttattgacttcatatgggaccacattATTTGCCGATTCGGCATTCCGGCCGAAATAACTTGTGACAACGGCCCCCAGTTCGTTGGTGGCAAAGTCAATGATTtcctcgaagggttgaagatcaagaaaatcgtatcaactccgtatcacccgtgTGCTAACGGACAAGCGAAATCtacgaacaaaacaataattcagAATCTGAGGAAGAGACTTGAAACATCAAAGCATCACTGGAGGGAAATACTACCGGAGGTGCTGTGGGCTTACAGAACCACATCAAAATCGAGTACAGGGGAAACACCCTTCTCGATGGTCTACGGGACCGAAGCCCTCATTCCCGTAGAAGTCGGTGAACCCAGTCTCCGATTCAGTTACTCCACCGAGAGatcaaacgaggaggccatggccgTAAAACTCGATCTCACGGATGAACTACGCGAAAACGCGCTAGTCCGTATTGCAGCCCAGAAACAGAGGATGGAAAGATATTATAACCGGAGGGCTAATTTTCGACATTTCcaaattggggacttggtgcttcgaaaagttaccttgaacaccaagaatcccaacGAGGGAAAATTGGGCCCGAATTGGGAAGGGCCGTACAAGATAACCGAGATAACGGGCAAAGGGTCCTATCagctggaatccatggacgggcaacggttgcgcaataactggaatgtggctcatttgaagagatactactgtTAAGGTATGGactctttttgtttatttactaaccttttcttttttgcagggAGCCGAGTGCCCGATATAGTTAGTtgctaggtctgaaaacacgtgttgcactcttttccttagtccGATTTTGTCCCaaatgggttttccgacaaggtttttaatgaggcaacaagtacaacgtgttacaaGAAGAGAACGAGGATAAATACCCGGATACTCGGGGCAACACCCTACGAGTGGGGGcttgatagtgcttacccgacTTTACAGTTCGAATAAGCACTAGGGGGCTACGGTACCCACATCTCGATTTACTCCGATTAGTTGGAAACGGAAGAGTTCAACAACGAACACCGCTGGGGCCTCATGAACCGGTATTAGAttccgatgtaaggaccaaacgatcaaaaatgaatcgtgtccacttaatATTTGCTATGGCAGAACCAAAGCcggaccttctgtattaggttttgatgtaaggaccaaacgatcagaacgaatcgtgtccacttagaatttgctacggcaaaaaacagaaggaaacggaTAAAGCTCTCATATCATGTACAAATACAAAGAgtttattgaaaaatcaaattattacatTTCGGATATGTCTTCCTAGTAAAGCACATTACCCCGAAATTCGGACACCATTTTATCCGTATACCCGACTCCGGGCACTACAGTCGAAATACGACAAAGGCAACAAGGTCACAATGAACCGAGCCAAAATCTTAACACCCCGAATGGGGACTGCTACACCAGAAATTGGTAAAGCAGAGATTCAGGTGCCCGAACCTAATCAAAGATAAACGAATAGCCAAAGAATATCGGCcctaaaaatgcctaacgtgattcggagacgtctgaattcacaaagcataaataagtcccgCGGGCAAACCACTCTATCCAACTCCCGGGTAAAATACACCGGATGGAATTAAAAACCAATGTATAACGAATAGTCCGAAAGTGACTTCGATGTCTGCTTATCCTTGGAAAGGACCGGCAGTTCGGacaagaatcataacaaacattCAAAAAAGAATAGTCACCGTAAAAAATACGCTTTCCATATATGCAAATTTTTTACACATTGAAATTTGAcaaagttcaaaaaataaaaaggcaaaaaaGCAAAACAAAGGGTAATACAAGCCTTGGCCTATCCGGTATGGCTGGAACCAGAATGTTCGGACTCTGTCCGCTCAGAGTCTTCGGAGTCGGAATCAAGAGCTCTTTTGGCTTCTTCCTCGGTCCTTCTAGCCTCGAGAATAAGGGCCGGGAGATCAGTAAAGCCACGCTCGGCTTCCTCGAGGGTGATCCTCCGAGACTTCCACCGTTCATGCTCTACTACAACCGTGGAGTAAGCCTCGGCAGCTTCCACACTTTTCAGGGCTTCTGCCAAATCGGCCTCAGCCCGGGCTAGCTTAACCATTAACTCATTCCTCTCTTCATCGAGGATTCTCTGGTTTTGAGTGGCCGACTCAAGCTCGGTTTTGAGAAGATCATTAGCCTCAACCGTCTCCTCGAGTCTGGTTCTTAGCTCATCACATATTCGGGCCCTGTCCTCAGCTTTTTGCTCGAATACCCTCATTCTCTCTTCATATTTGGCACTCTCGGATTCAAGCCGCTGGTGCCTCTCGGCCATGTTCACGGCATCGATTTGACCGAGTCAAGTTCCCTCGAGTCGGGAAATGATGGTTTCGAGCTCGCTAAGTTTGGAAGAAAACCGAGCGTTATCTTGACCGAGACCGATTTTCTCCTCCTCCCGGTTCCTCCTCCACAATCCCGGCTAGCTCATTTTTTAATCGGATATTCTCAGCTTTCGTTGCATCAAGCTCGGGCTGAAGTTTGTGAGGGCCACTGCTCGGCTCAGCTCATCCTCCTTTACTTGCAAAAGGTGCTGGAACTTCTCCGTTTCCCGACCTTGGGCATCCAGCTGGCCTCTAAGGTCATCTACCTCTTGCTGGGCACGGATAAAGGCTTCATTGACAAGCACCACACTCTGTAAAAGAAACGGAGAAGTTAGACGAGAAACTAAAATTCACATCGAATTATGCAAGGAACAGACTGGTAAGCTTACCCGATTGCCCGCATGCATGCCTTCGTTAATTAGGCATTGCCAGGGGACTCCGGCCATCTTCCTCTTGTCCGAGTCCGAAACAAGGGGCCTTAAATAGCTCGCTATTCCCACCGGACGAGACAGAAAGCTGCAGTCTTCGGGAACGGTAACTACAGCCGATCTGGTCCTCCTAGGTTCCACACTAGGAGCCGGGAAGATGCGCACTAGGCCCTCCCTCGCACCGATTTCAGTAGATCGATTAGCTGCCCTCGTGGCTCGAGGGATGGGAAGATGACCAAAACCCGCAGCCTCCCCGGTCGCAGGAGGAGTGTCCAGAAACATGTCATCAAGATTGTCCGACCTCGGAGCAGTGGGAGAGGCCGGAACAGCACCAACAGCCTCGGTAGGAGTAGAGGCTTCGAACCCGATAGTTGGGTCCTCGGTAGGCAATGAGCCGGTATCCGTTGGGGCCTCAGTACCCGTGTCGACTCAGCTCTTGGCCCAACTTCAACAGTTGATTCAGGTCCGGATCTTCTCGATCTTTGCAGGGGAATCTCCTCAGAAGAGGCATCACCTGAAATATCAACAAATTCAATGGACCTTAGAGGTGTTGGGTAAAGTATTTCTTCCCCACCTGGTAGCTGAGCCGAAGCGGAGGGTCCCTCTTCGGCTGAAGGGGGTGGAACTGTAACTTCCTCCTCTGGGACCGACTCAAAGGACGGGGCCACTCCTACCCGACGAATAATCAGATCGGGTTCTTCATCTCTTAGGGACCGGACGACGCTCCTGGCCCTTTTTCTCGGTTTCTCCCCTTTGTCCGAGGGCTTCCTTCGTCTTTTGCTGGCAGCAGCAATGATTCGGGATGACCCGGCTGAGTCGAACGCTGGTGCCGGCACAGCTTGCTCAGCTGCTGCCCCCGGTCTGGGATTCACTGAGCCCTTCGGTAAACCTAAAATCGAAGGGGTTATGGATATAAGAGAAGGCAGAAAATACGTAATATTCAAACTCAAAGTGGTGTTACCATGATTTTGGGCAACCCATCGGCCACGAGACAGGATTCCCCATGTCAGCTCTTCGTGTGTATGCTGGTCGAGGAGCGCCTCAACCCACTCGTTCATGTGCGGAACGGCCGGAGGTATCCATGCCACGGctattgaaaagaaaaggggaaatgTAAACACGAAGGATTATATGAAAGAATCCAAGGATAAATTAATAAAGGGGGAACCAAGAAACTTACGGTTATCATTCCATTTTTCCGAGAAGGGCATGTACTCCTCCGGGATAATGTCCGTGGTCCTCACCCGGACGAAGCGCTCTAACCAGCCCCGGTCTCTGTCTTCATCCATTTTGGAGAAGATCGGATTCCGGCCTCGCTTGGCGAGCTTTATTACGCCTCCCCGGAATCGTCTCGGGGAATATAGGCGGATCAAATGTGTCATCGTGAATGGCTTTTTGGCATTATTGGCCAACAACCAGAGGCAAGCTACCGTCCTCCAGATTATCGGACCAATTTGAGCGAGGGTCACATTATATGTCCGGCACATCTCCAATATAATCGGATCAATTGCGGGTTCGAGCTTGAGCGTGAAGGGGTAAGTGTAAACATATAGGAAGCCTTCCCCGTGGTCGGTAATCGATTCATCGTGGCCGGGGGCAAACACCGCACCGGCGGTTATCCCATCCACAACAACCCGACTCGATCGAGCTTATCCTCGGTAATGGACGAGGGGTACCGCCTTACGTCATACCCTCTATCCGAAACCAAGGAAGGCTTCTCAGCTTCGAATTCTTTATTGAAGTTGGGCTTGGACGGTACTATGTCTAAAGTCGTAGGTTCGGCTATGGTTTTTCCCTTCGGTTGGGATACCGGCTCGGCTCCTTGAGAAGAAACCGAGGGAACGTCCTGGGAGGTGGTTTCGGTGTTGGCAAACATTCGTAATGGATGAGAAAGAGGTTGAAAATTTGATAAAGGTAAAAAGTTAAGAAGAGGAAAACAGCGAAGTGAAGGAAATGAATGTTGCAAAATGAAGGGATTAAGTGACGCTTTCAATCGTGAGAAGAAGATTTTGAGTGGAACGAGTTTCTTAAAAAAGGTTCAAGCAACGAATATGGGTTTTGAAATGGTGGAATCAACGATGAAAATGAAGAATGAATTGGTgaaaaaagaagtgaagaaaacTGAAGTAAAGTGGTAAAAATGAAGTGGTGAAAGTGAAGAATGGAGGACGTCGaaggccttatataggcatgggtTTGGGCGGTTACAAATCCCGACCAACCGGGGGACGCCACGTGTCCCAtaattaatgagacgtgatttgaaaagacgtGCGTAACGGCGGTTGCAGAGATTGGCCGTTCGGGACGCGACACGTGGCAGATGGCAGAAGGATGTGAcaactgttcccgccaaaatgagaagataagaacgagcctaCGGAACCACCGGTTTCATGATccatccacttcccgttactccggtaAAGCCTCGGTCccgaaagtgtggggactatctgtatacggtaaaaatctgGTTAACGTTTGTCCGGTGAGCCCGGGGGccgacaaaagaaagaagacaaacACAAGTGCTCAGACCGAGGGTATTGTACCGAGGGTGTTCCGTGGtcgaagaagtttgaagaaaatcgTATGGTCCGATTTATCCGAGGGTTACTTCTTAGTGTAATTGGTCCGGTTTCttcatggccgagttgatcgtggccgttggtccggttcaTACATCGCTGAGTCAgtcgtggccgttagcccgGTTTCTTCATGACCGTtatgatcgtggccgttggtccggttaatcAGTTATTCGCTCGCCACGTATGGAAATCCTGCTGTCACCTGTTTCTGACAGTCGTACGGTGTcgaccgtacgacccaaccttatccatattagggcttctttatttctaaaaggGCTTCATGATGATGAAGGGCCCatagaggaaaactataaatagggagcACTTCCTTACTTTTGGGGTTGGCTCTTGAGATCCAAAACATTGTATTTGATTATATATTGaagctttctctctttctctcttactCTCTCTGATTTTGGTCCAGTTTACAGCTTTAAGTATATAGAATTGTATTGTCCAATATTACACggaaatatatataagtatctTAGTTCAAATCCACGATATTAACATACTAGCCCAAATCATTAGCACATCgatttacatatacttacattatttataagcaaatatacatatatatccttCGTTCATCCAAgaatagattaaagtgccacatatcctatacctcatttacaaattcaacttattaccgTATAATCagcggaaaaggctcaaatatgccatcaaactataaaaaatggctcatttatgccattcgtcaatagtttggttcatttatgccatcgtcgTTAccaaatgactcatccatgccatttttcattaacgttGGTTTTACAATACTAGATATGACActtggcctccaattagaggtccacgTCGTTTAATTAGACCAGCACAAATTAATGGGTCTGGTTTTAGTTCaatttaggatttaatttgtctttggtttaattaaacgacgtggATCACTAATTAGAGGCCACATGTCATATCTGTTATTGTAAAATCGGCGTTAAAGAAAAGtggcatggatgagccattttggtaatgacgatgacataaatgagccaagctattgacgagtggcatcaagatagccatttccgatagttcgatgacatatttgagctttCCATATAATCAATGTAAAAATAGcatcaatcacaaacccaagTGAAACACAGACAGATCTTAGCTTAGTTCAAAAGATTAACAAAACCATAACTCCAGAAAACGTAATGGGTTTTgctgattttcaaatattaaccaTGTGCAAGAACGAAAACATACAACATTGAACCAGCATTGACCAGACATTAAGTGATCACGCTTACGGCAAATACATGATTTTTAGCAGCCATCCTGATGCCACAGAGAAACAGTTTGGATTAATCGAAAACAACTAATAGTTATtattctgtttttttttaaaaaaaaaaattgatttctcATATGGTCACTCGACTAGTAGTTAtatatcaaaaaatttatttttgtgttaAAGGAAATTGATATCAAGAAGAAAGGTCACTTCCTGAGATAATCAATCATCATCTAGAAACATAAACAATCATTTTGGACTAAAGATTCAAAAGCAAACATAATGCTCCTAAGTTCTGTCACAATTTAGGACCCAGTCAAAAAGTGGCAAAGCATTACCACCTATTAAAACAAACAGAAATTAATGTAACTAAAAACATCAAacacaaagaatgaaaaaaCAGCATCAAATCACAAACCCAGGTGAAACACAGACAGATTTTAGCTTAGTTCAAAAGATCAACTAACCTTAATTCCAGATAACTCAagttttttgttaattttttttttttttttttttaaagaaccaCCAACCTAGGACCCAAATTCACAATGAAAAACAAAATGGGCTTTGTTGATTTTCAAAGATTAACCATGTACGAGAGCATAAACATAC contains:
- the LOC132061128 gene encoding uncharacterized protein LOC132061128, whose translation is MAERHQRLESESAKYEERMRVFEQKAEDRARICDELRTRLEETVEANDLLKTELESATQNQRILDEERNELMVKLARAEADLAEALKSVEAAEAYSTVVVEHERWKSRRITLEEAERGFTDLPALILEARRTEEEAKRALDSDSEDSERTESEHSGSSHTG